A single Desulfobaculum bizertense DSM 18034 DNA region contains:
- a CDS encoding peptidoglycan DD-metalloendopeptidase family protein gives MIGPKLDAGAAAMNAAQSEELKHKLGLDQLRRNLSSGKAEEKKLREACEGFEAVFMNKLWKQMRQNVPQDGYLHSKEEKFYVGMFDQKLSEKMAAAGGMGLGDMLFEQLREQLVHKSASTRVAHIPAEELNPLRGPQKEVNTEIQRTSSFSLPHKPARDLEIEGTGGVNVADNGPGRVAAPAQPTAPEATMPSTVGPVAASRVEASPELMSKAMELAVRIEYEHMRTESAPAAPKLLAENSPAPGTLVWPAQGEVTTGYGWRTDPLTGAQEMHSGVDIAGQPGDSVTSCWDGKVVFAGDRGRYGQTVVIEHADGWRSMYGHTEKISVREGQTVKAGEKIATMGSTAGKDGTNIHFEVRHGGQAVNPETLRSSMQASRALEDY, from the coding sequence ATGATAGGCCCGAAGCTGGATGCAGGTGCTGCGGCAATGAACGCCGCGCAGAGCGAGGAACTGAAACACAAGCTTGGTCTTGATCAGCTTCGCAGAAATTTAAGCTCGGGAAAAGCCGAGGAAAAGAAGCTGCGTGAAGCCTGCGAAGGCTTCGAGGCCGTATTCATGAACAAGCTGTGGAAGCAGATGAGGCAGAATGTTCCGCAGGACGGCTACCTTCATAGCAAGGAAGAAAAGTTCTATGTGGGAATGTTTGACCAGAAGCTTTCGGAGAAAATGGCTGCTGCTGGTGGAATGGGTCTTGGAGACATGCTTTTTGAGCAGCTCCGGGAGCAGCTTGTTCACAAGAGCGCGTCAACCCGGGTGGCGCATATTCCAGCAGAAGAATTGAACCCGCTGCGTGGTCCTCAGAAAGAGGTGAATACAGAGATTCAGCGAACATCGTCATTTTCTTTGCCGCACAAGCCCGCCCGTGACCTTGAGATCGAAGGAACGGGTGGGGTGAACGTAGCAGACAATGGGCCGGGACGTGTTGCGGCCCCTGCACAGCCCACAGCTCCGGAGGCGACGATGCCGTCGACAGTGGGACCTGTGGCCGCGTCTCGCGTAGAGGCGTCACCAGAGTTGATGAGTAAGGCTATGGAGCTGGCTGTGCGCATTGAATACGAGCATATGCGCACAGAATCCGCTCCTGCCGCTCCTAAGCTTCTGGCAGAGAATTCGCCCGCACCTGGGACGCTTGTGTGGCCAGCACAGGGCGAGGTCACAACAGGCTATGGCTGGCGGACAGATCCACTGACCGGAGCGCAGGAAATGCATTCTGGGGTGGATATTGCCGGGCAGCCCGGTGATTCAGTGACGAGCTGCTGGGACGGCAAGGTTGTTTTTGCCGGAGACCGCGGCCGCTATGGGCAGACCGTTGTCATTGAACATGCCGACGGATGGCGCAGTATGTATGGACATACTGAAAAAATTTCAGTCCGCGAAGGACAAACCGTTAAGGCTGGCGAGAAAATTGCAACGATGGGCAGTACTGCGGGCAAAGACGGAACAAATATCCACTTTGAGGTGCGTCACGGCGGGCAGGCTGTGAACCCAGAAACTCTTCGCAGTTCAATGCAGGCTTCTCG
- a CDS encoding flagellar basal body P-ring protein FlgI, translating to MMPRAAQAARIKDIASFAGVRTNELVGYGLVVGLSGTGDKKKSKFTIQSMANMLERMGVAVDPSTLQPKNVAAVMVTSKMAVSAVPGSRLDVTVSSIGDASSLLGGVLLMTPLKGVDGKVYALAQGPLVIGGISVQGAAASAQKNITTVGAIPNGATVERGVPFKFNCQDVMTLHMNNPDFSTTMNVVKKINATMGNRFARAENAATIKLKIPREFRGNIVPLMASLENLDVSPEGKAKVVVDEKTGTVVLGRNVRLSKVAVAHGNLQIVVQEGQDVSQPTTPFGGGQTVATPTTDIGVNEENRRLMLMEGATLQELVDGLNAMGATPRDLISILRNLKSAGALHADLEVI from the coding sequence ATGATGCCTCGGGCTGCTCAGGCTGCCCGCATCAAGGACATTGCGAGCTTTGCGGGGGTGCGAACCAACGAACTCGTGGGCTATGGCCTCGTTGTTGGTCTGAGTGGCACTGGTGACAAAAAGAAATCCAAGTTCACCATCCAGTCCATGGCCAACATGCTGGAACGAATGGGAGTGGCTGTTGACCCTTCGACGCTCCAGCCCAAGAACGTTGCCGCAGTTATGGTGACATCCAAAATGGCTGTTTCCGCCGTGCCGGGTTCCCGGCTTGACGTCACAGTTTCTTCCATTGGTGATGCCTCCAGCCTGCTGGGTGGCGTGCTTCTGATGACGCCTTTGAAGGGCGTTGACGGAAAAGTCTACGCTCTTGCTCAGGGGCCGCTGGTTATTGGCGGTATTTCTGTGCAGGGCGCAGCCGCGAGTGCGCAAAAGAATATTACGACTGTTGGGGCTATCCCCAATGGTGCAACAGTTGAGCGCGGTGTGCCGTTCAAGTTCAATTGTCAGGACGTCATGACCCTGCACATGAACAACCCGGATTTTTCCACCACCATGAACGTGGTGAAGAAGATTAACGCCACAATGGGCAACCGTTTTGCCCGTGCTGAAAATGCCGCAACGATCAAACTCAAAATTCCTCGTGAATTTCGCGGGAATATTGTTCCGCTGATGGCATCACTGGAAAATCTGGATGTCAGTCCTGAGGGCAAGGCCAAAGTGGTGGTGGACGAAAAGACGGGCACGGTTGTGCTTGGTCGTAATGTTCGCCTCTCCAAGGTGGCTGTTGCTCATGGCAATCTTCAGATTGTTGTGCAGGAAGGACAGGACGTGTCGCAGCCGACCACACCGTTTGGTGGTGGGCAGACTGTGGCGACCCCAACAACCGACATTGGGGTGAATGAAGAGAATCGCAGACTCATGCTTATGGAAGGCGCAACCCTTCAGGAACTGGTGGATGGACTGAACGCAATGGGCGCAACGCCTCGCGATCTGATTTCCATCCTGCGGAATCTGAAGTCAGCTGGCGCTCTCCATGCTGATCTGGAGGTCATATAA